From a single candidate division WOR-3 bacterium genomic region:
- a CDS encoding Rne/Rng family ribonuclease, whose translation MRKKDIIVNISHSETRIAVMQDGSFAEFYLERAERTSIVGNIYKGKVLNLISGLKAAFVNIGIEKNGFLPLNEIPFEEFSQVFESEIEMEQERRPEEIKLRENQEIVVQVTKDSYGIKGPRITSYISIPGRYVVLLVNAKNIGISRKIRQRRVREMLFRSTKHVKPPGMGLIIRTAAARAKPEEIRKEVEVLKRDWDRNMEKAKNPAPILIYEEPDALIKTVRDIFNNEVRNLFVDSAPAYSKIISYLGKVSPRMRSRVKLYRDSQPIFEKYSVEEKLKSILERKIWLPSGGYIVLDQTEALVTIDVNTGKSSKEKQAEKLALSTNLEALKEIVRQLRLRDIGGLVIVDLIDLTKRDNVDRMLREFKSMIREDKARYRIGGISEFGLLEFTRERSRSSITSSLSEACPTCKGRGRTMSRMSAFGYIERWFMHNGQNIRGKMVELQTSPRLADFLSLQQSGTIATIAKEYNLILRIKADYAFNEGDFRVVVL comes from the coding sequence GTGAGAAAAAAGGATATCATTGTTAACATTTCACATTCCGAAACGAGAATAGCGGTGATGCAAGACGGCAGTTTCGCGGAATTCTATCTCGAACGCGCCGAGCGAACCAGTATTGTCGGCAATATCTATAAAGGTAAGGTCCTGAATTTAATTTCTGGATTGAAGGCTGCCTTCGTGAACATCGGCATCGAGAAGAATGGATTTCTGCCGCTCAATGAAATCCCGTTTGAGGAATTCTCACAGGTCTTTGAGAGTGAAATCGAAATGGAACAGGAACGCCGTCCCGAAGAGATAAAATTACGTGAGAACCAGGAAATAGTAGTCCAGGTCACAAAGGATTCCTACGGGATAAAGGGTCCGCGCATCACGTCGTATATTTCTATCCCGGGCCGATATGTAGTATTGCTAGTGAATGCCAAGAACATAGGCATTTCACGCAAGATTCGTCAAAGGCGCGTGCGGGAGATGCTCTTCAGGTCCACCAAGCACGTCAAGCCGCCCGGTATGGGGTTGATAATCAGAACAGCGGCGGCGCGCGCAAAGCCTGAAGAAATCAGAAAGGAAGTTGAAGTTCTGAAACGCGATTGGGATAGAAACATGGAAAAGGCCAAAAATCCGGCTCCCATTCTCATCTACGAAGAACCGGATGCACTTATAAAGACCGTACGCGATATATTTAATAATGAAGTCCGGAATTTGTTCGTAGATTCGGCACCGGCATACAGTAAGATAATAAGTTATCTTGGCAAGGTATCGCCGCGTATGCGATCGCGTGTTAAATTATACCGGGATTCACAACCAATATTCGAAAAATACTCGGTAGAGGAAAAACTCAAGAGCATACTGGAAAGAAAGATCTGGCTGCCGAGCGGCGGATACATTGTGCTCGACCAGACCGAGGCACTGGTGACCATTGATGTTAACACCGGCAAGTCTTCAAAGGAAAAACAAGCAGAGAAACTGGCTCTGTCTACAAATCTTGAAGCACTGAAGGAAATTGTGCGTCAATTACGGCTCCGCGATATAGGAGGGTTAGTTATCGTTGATCTGATCGACCTTACAAAGAGAGATAATGTTGACCGGATGTTACGGGAATTCAAGTCCATGATCCGCGAAGATAAGGCACGTTATCGAATAGGCGGAATCAGTGAATTCGGTCTCCTTGAATTCACACGCGAACGATCGCGGTCCAGTATTACCTCAAGCCTGAGTGAGGCATGCCCGACCTGTAAAGGAAGAGGCAGAACGATGTCCCGGATGAGCGCATTCGGTTACATTGAACGCTGGTTCATGCACAACGGGCAGAATATTAGAGGAAAAATGGTCGAACTGCAGACGTCCCCAAGGCTGGCAGATTTCCTCAGTCTACAACAATCGGGAACGATAGCTACAATTGCTAAAGAATACAATCTTATTCTGCGCATCAAAGCGGATTACGCCTTTAATGAAGGGGATTTCAGGGTCGTGGTGCTCTGA